The nucleotide sequence tttttttgagacagagtctcgctttgttgcccaggctagagtgagtaccgtggcgtcagcctagctcacaccaacctcaaactcctgggctcaagcaatgcttctgcctcagcctcccgagtagctgggactacaggcatgcaccaccatgccccgctaattttttctatatatatagttggccaattaatttgtttctatttatagtagtgactgggtctcgctctcgctcaggctggtttctaactcctgacctcgagcaatccgcctgcctcggcctcccagagagctgggattacaggcgtgagccaccgcgcccggcctcttatcctcttttaaaatgaaaaattttgccGCTGTTgatgtggaaaaataaacaattaaaaaagaaaaaaaagaatttgcagcATAGTACTTGACAGTTTGGAAGCCTGTCCCTATACATATCTCATTCAATCCTTAAAGGGCCATGGGTAGCAGATACTACATTAAAGAAACCAGGAGCCAGATAACCTGCGGCCTTGAAGGTAACACGGCTCAGTAAATAACAAAGGAGATCGAGAGTACAGATCCTCTCATTCCATAAAAGGAGCAAGGCTATCTACTTTGTCCCCAGTGCTTCAGGACACCCAACTGCTGGCAAGCTCTCCATTCCCAGGGCTCCGCGGGGCCTGTGGTGGCGGGCAACACAGGTGACAGGCAAAGCCAACCTGCAATCAAGACTGGAAGTCGGGTAGCCTAGCCAATGAGAGTGCGGACAATTTTCCTTTGCAGTTGCGGGTTCTTTCCAGTTCGCTGGAGACAAAGGCGGGGCAAGGTTTGGACGCGGCCACTGATGGGAGAAAACGAGAACCTTTAGACCTATCAAAGAGCACTACGTGGGCGGGACTCCGGGAACCGTCCGGCTGGGAGCTGCAGTCTCCGGGTCTCCCCGACAGGCGGGGATCTGCTGCTGCCCGCTAGGGGCAAGGGGAGGCGGCGCTCGGTGCCGCGGGATGCAATCTGAACCTCCTTCTGGGCCAGGCCGGGGGAGGGCTCTGGGACCTAGGTCGCCCGAAGCCGGCGGGCCGCCTTAGAGCCGAGTTAGCGTCGCCGCTGAACCTAAGTGAGGGGGCACCCGGATGGGCCAAGGAGGGCGCTGAGCGCTGGAGGGAGCTACACGAACGCGAGCTGGGACCGGCTCGCCTGAGCTGGGTGGGGAACCGCAACTAATCGGGCTTGCTGCTTCCCAGCAGGCCCGGCTCGCCATGGGGGAAGTGGAGATCTCGGCCCGGGCCTACGTGAAGATGTGCCTGCACGCCGCCCGGTACCCACACGCGGCGGTCAACGGGCTGTTGCTGGCGCCAGCGCCGCGGCCCGGAGAATGCCTCTGCCTCACCGACTGTGTGCCCCTCTTCCACAGCCACCTAGCCCTGTCCGTCATGTTGGAGGTCGCCCTCAACCAGGTGCCCCGGTTGGACGCCCACTCGCAACCCCCTAACATCCCTAGCCCAAAGTCCATCCCCATCCCCTTGACAGCAGCGCGCACCAAGGCTAGCGGCACGATTTAGTTACTGATGGCCCGTTTCCCACGACAGGTGGATGTGTGGGGCACACAAGCCGGTCTGGTGGTGGCTGGGTACTACCATGCCAATGCAGCTCTGGACGACCAGAGGTGAGTGGAGTAGCCAGAGGCGGAAGGCAAAGGATtttggctggggcaggggaagggagtgGTGGGGGCGTGCAAGAGAACCAAGGTCATTGCTTTCATCTTTCCTCCATCAAAGGCTTAGGAGCAGGGGTGTCCACCAGGCACTATGCTGGATACTGGAGTgaggaaatacaaaaatgaataggaCAGAGCCCTGCTCTGGAGGAACTGCAgtgagggtggggaggacaatTGTGTATCAACAACAGGCTGATCTTGCTTTAACTGAGGTGTCCCCCAAGTGCTGAAAGAACACAGAGCCCAACCAGcaattttagaaataaggaaatttctttacatatatataatatatatgaatcaAGTTAGAAATACTGTTTTGTAATTTGCTTCtctttcttaataaatataaatatttgccaTCTTTCCATTTCCACACCAAGAGCTGCCTTCCCTAACAGCTATATAGTATGAATATGGGtgtagtataatttatttaatgcctACATTAAACATTGAGATTGTTgccaactttttattatggacaCTGTCCTATTATTatcatattaatagtaaattcTTTATCAGTGGAAATTCTGGGTCAGCCTGTATATAGTATAGTTTCAATTTGGATGGTtatgccaaattgccctccaaaaaGACCACCTTTGATTTCCACTCTCACCAGCAGTGTCAGAGCATCTGTTTCCCACAACACTCAAGCATCAAGCAGTTGTGCATCAAGCATCCAGCAGGCGAGACCCCCCCAGGCCAGCTACAGGGAAAGGCCACAGCTGCACCCACATCTATGAGACCTGGGAGGCCCAGCTCAAATGGACGGGTTTTGCCCACAGTCGGCTCCTCACTCCTCTGATCTTCCTTCTACACAGCCCTGGGCCCCTGGCCTTGAAAATCGCTGGACGAATTGCAGAATTCTTCCCTGATGCAGTACTTATTATGGTGAGGCTTGGGTTTTAGGGTGGAGAGGTGGAGAGAAAGTAGAGAGGGGAATCTTTGAGACTTTCACCTGCCCTTCTTTGTCCACCCAGTTGGATAATCAGAAACTGGTGCCTCAGCCTCGTGTGCCCCCAGTCATTGTCCTGGAGAACCAAGGTCTTCACTGGGTCCCCAAGGACAAGAACTTGTGAGTGCCCCACTCCCTCCACCTTTTCTTGAAAGCCCAAGGCTCCTGGGCCTCTTCTGTCCTTGTTCCTGCCCCAAGGGTCCTTCTCCAGACCTGATCTCTGTTAAGTATGTGTCTGTACCCTCTGTCTGCTGTTTGACCTCCATGGGGGTTATTATTTCAGAGTGATGTGGAGGGCCTGGGAAGAGTCACGGCAGATGGTGGGAGCACTACTGGAGGGCCAGGCACACCAGCATCTTGTGGACTTTGACTGCCACCTTGACGACATCCGGCAGGACTGGACCAACCAGCAGCTCAATACCCAAATCACCCAGTGGGTTGGTCCCACCAGTGGAAATGCCTGAGCCAGGGACAGGGGTGTCAGGATCCAATAAAGAGACTTGGGCTGATGGGTCACAGTATCACTATATTTATTGTGCCTGGGAGGCAAGGTGAGTAAAAAATCTCAACAGTAGAAAGGTAGGGAAAAGTCTGGAGTCCCTGATAAAAAACAAGAAGGTCTGTGCTGTATCCATCACAGAATAAGAGGAGGCTCTCAATAGATCATTCCCTTTGTTTCTCCCCTGGGCTTCTTGAGCTTCTCGAAGTTCTTCAGGATAATGTCATACAACACAGCCTAGAAGACCAGGGAGGAGTAGGGGTCAGCCTCAGGCCCCCAGTGGCTCTGTGGCCCATTTCTAGCCTTGTGCAGAGACCGAGCTTTGTCACCCTTCACCCCCAGCCTGCAGGGCCAGGGAGTGGGTGACCTGGGAAAGctgcctctgcccacccctgccctcgCCTCCTCACATAAGCATTACGGATCTCCATGACCATCAATCGGATGTCCCGGTACTCTGCCTCATCCAGCTCGTGCACCAGCTGCCGATAATCACCCTGTGGGAAACTCAGGTCATGCCTGACTTCACATGTGTCCTTTCCCCATGCACCCGAACCTGGCCCTCACCTACCACATGGGGCTGCTTGGCTGCTTTGGCCACTGCATCACCTCGCTCAGAGAAATACCTGTGGGAAGTAGAAGTGTGTATGGAGTGCAAGAAGAAGAAGGGAGCCCAGAGTGTGGGTGATCAGTCACTCACTTAGAGATTTGCGTGTGGAAGCCTTCTAGCTTCGTGTGGAGGCTGGTCATCAATTCAAACACTTTCTCCTGGGGAAAGAAAGCAAGGGGGAAAGTGGAAGGAAGCATGGACTAGAAaggagggtgggggagtggggcagTGCTCTCACCTGGACAGCCACTCCAAAATTGTTCCCATCCTCAATCCGAGGTATCTGCAGCTGCAACCAGGTGgtgacctgggggtggggggagaaaatGGCATCAAAGCCACATCAACCCTCCACCCAATTCTCAGGTTCCTATCCTCCCTTGCTTCCCTGCCCACATTTGGTGGAGGTGTGCCAGGTCCATCTTGAGCCTCAGGGCCGAGACTTCTGTCTTCACTTGCTGTGCCCTCTCTTGCTAAGACCTGGCAAGTGCCAAACCTTAACTAGCAGGGACCAAGAAGACAAAGTGTTTGACCTAAAAAGCCTGAGGGTTGAAGTGGGAGGGCTCACCAGGTTGAGCTGCTCAATGACATCCTTGATCTCAGGCTTCAAGCGCTGCAAGAGAACCACGATCTTCTCATTGCAGTTCACTGGGCCACAGGGAGGACCTAGAGAGTGGGCAATGGGTCAGTCACATGATTCAGCCTGTGTGAGAGGTGCTGAAGGGGAGAGTGCAAAGGACTCCCTAGGGAGAAGCTCCTGTGGGGTGGGACTCAAGTCTCTTCCCACCATAGTGGTTTCAAGTACCTTTGTCTtcatcttctcctttcttcttttcatccTTGTCTTCCTTCTGCAGGGAGAGATGGGTCCATGGGAGTCAGGACTACAGCTAATTTTCCCCATGGTTGGATCCCTCCTCCCAGGTCTTCCAGACTTACCTCCTGCTGTTTTTTCcgctcctccttctctttctccttaacTGGATCAGGCACTGGGATGTCTAAGGGGGCCTTCAAATTGCTCAGGTTGGCTTCATTGAGAGCTGGTTCCTGGTgttgggtgggaggagggcagaagCTAAGGATGTTCCTCTGACCTCCTCACTCTCTAGGTCCACCAAACTCTCCAGCTCCCTGCTGGGCCCCAGTACCTTTAAAAATGCATCCAACTCAGAAATCTTCTTGGGGAAATAGCTCCCAAGCAGGTTCTCTGTCTGTGTGAAGTGGAGAAGGATGGAGGTCAGAACCAAATACCCTTCCTAGGCAGTGAGGCAAGGGCTGAGCAGTAAAAGTTGGGTGGGGGTGTAGGTACTGATGGGGCAGGTCTTACCTTGGTACACAGGTCTTCACGAAACACATCCACCTGTTGGGCATAGGCAACCCTTCAGAAACTTAGCTTTAAGGCCAGTTCATTTGAGGACAGTTCCCTTAGGGTTGTgtggggcctggcctggggggaAAGGTGAGGTGGATCCCCCTAAGGCCAGACCTGAAGAAGCCAAGATAGATCCCTGCAAGGGTGGGTTGGGATGGTGTTGGAGTGGATCTCTGCAGACCTGGATCTGGGGAGGGTGCAGTGGATGCCCGTGGGGTTGGATTTGGGGGATGAGTACATTCTTGGCTTTGAAGGGTGAGTGGCTTGAGTGAGAACGGATTCCTGGGGTCGCCTGGACTGTGTGAGGAGAGGCTGTGAGAGGACAGCCCTCTCTGCTAGTGGGGCAGGGTCGGGCTACCCTGTGGAGCGGGCCCGGGACCTTCCTGCAGGAAAGGCTGCGAGGTGGCTGGGGCAGGTCCCACACCCAGTCTGTGTGTGGCCCGGTCCCGGGCCAACGGACTTCCCCTCCACGCCAGCTCTCTGCTTCACCTCACCCCGCTGAACCACGGCCGCCGCGCCTCTCCGCGCAGGCAGCCCCGGCCGGTCTCCCGGGGGATCAGGTGCGCCCCGCCGGCAGGCTCTGCTGACTGACCCCCACTGGGGTCGGGATCTGGGGGCGGGCCAGGGATGCCCTCAGTCTCTCTGAGCCACGCCTCCCCGGGACCCTGCCTAGAACCCGCAGCGCTCACCTTGGCTTGGGCCTCAGGCTGGACCCTGAGCGTGGCCATGGCCGGGCGGGGGGCCTGGCGCCGTGCGAGGAGCGAGGAGTGGGCACGGGGAAGGGAAAGCGAAAGCAGCGCTCGCAGCCCGCACCGCCTTCCTGGGCAGCGGGGAGTGGAGAACTGAGGAGGCGGGGCCACccagggggcggggcggagccgcGGCGGGCGGCCGAGGCGCGGCCCCACCCCCCGAGCCCGAGAGGAGCGTTTGCCCCACCCCGCCTCTAGACTCCGCCCActgcctccgccccgcccccgggagCCGGGTACTCCGATCACCCTGACCATACCGACCTCTCCACGCCCCACCTTCCACCTCCCGCCTCCTATGTCTCCCTGCCTCCCGACTCCCCACTGACTCCCCACCcgctctcttcccctcctcagcCCCAAGCCTTACTTGGGGCTCCGCATCTTTCCTCAGAGATGGGCAAGACCTGGCCTCTCTTTCCTAGCCTTGCCAGCATGGGCTCCTGGCTCCACGGGCACCCCCTGGCCCCTGCAACAACACTCAGAGCTGGCACCATCCCTATCCAAGCCCCAGTGGGCTCTCTCCTGGACCCCTGCTGCGGACTCCATTCTTCTATAATCTACTCTCACAGAACAGGGGCTTCATGCTTCTCTCTTGCTTAAAACCATTTCTCAGCTTCTTGTTGTCCTTAGAATGAAATCCAACGGGATTTTTCTTCAGGGCCTGCCTGACAGCTGTCTCCCCTTCAAGTTCACTTCTTACTGCTTTCTCCCTCATTCATTACACTTGCAAATGCTTGGGCTTTCCATTTGTTTCTCAAAGTTGTCAAGTGCATTCCTGCCTCAGAGTTTTTGCCCTTGCTAATCCCTTTCCCTGAAATGCCCTTCCCCTGAGTGTTGTCATTAGgttctcagctcaaatgtcacctcttcagagaaCTTTCTCCATTATCCTTTATAAAGTACCTCCCTCCAAGTCTCTCTATTACTAGTCACCCTGTTTTGATACATTCACAGCACTTTTCTCTCTTATACTagccaattttgtttttgtttgtctttttttgaaacaggataaTGTAGTGGTTTAAACCCGATTTTGGAAAACtatttctgtaaaggaccagatagtaaatattttaggcttttggcACCTTACAATGTCTGtagcaactattcaactctgcagCTGTAGCAGGAAGCAGCCATGTGTACATGAATTAGTGTGGCTGGGTTCAATAACACCTCATTTTATAGACActggaatttgaatttcacataatttttacgtgtcatgaaatatctttctttgatttttttcaaccatttaaaaatgtatcagcAAGGGAAGgattgaaaaaaagaagaagaaaaaagaaaaacatgtaaaaaacaTTCTTATTATAGCTTGAAGGCCATCCAAAAACTGGCCACAGAAGGGCTGTAGGTTGCTAACCCCTGGTTTAGAACATAGACAATACACCCATATTGCCTGGGTTTGTAATCCGGGCTTCTCTACTTATTAGCTATGAACAAGTCACGTAACCTCTGTGCTTTGGTTTTTGCAGCTGTACAGTGGGAACACTACTACCTCATAGTTTTGCTGTTGTGAGGGctaaatttgttaatttatttaaagaatttgtagacacttagaacagtgcctggcacagactaAACACAGTGCAAGTGTTTGAcattattatttgtgtatttattatcTTCCTTCCCCAGTTAGCTCATAAGCCCCCAAAGGCAGAAACCTTGTCTGTCTCATTCACATGGCATGGAACTATGCTTGGCTCGataagcatttgttaaataaatgagcaCACACAGACCCTCTATGGGGAAGACAAGGCAGGAAGGGCTCCTGAGTGGAGTGCCCAGATAGGCAGTCCCCTGAGGAAGGTGGAGGGGAGGTTCAGTGGAGAAGGCAGGAAAAACGAATCCGCCAGGCTGGAGATGGAGCACCTGCTCATAAGAATGATGCCCACACCTAAGGACACTGTCACCTGCCTTAGCAGTGCCATTCCTTGATATCACAGACCCAGATAGCTCAAAGTCTTTGCAGAGGCTAAAAGGACAGCATAAGGGACAGAGGTCAAGGATAAGGAAGGTCATTCAAGATTGATGACAGCAAGCAATGGCTGAGGAACTCTAGTGACTACCAGACTCTCTTTCCACCCTTTCCAGGCCCCAACCAAATGATGAGAGGGGCAAGAGCCAGGCCTgacagcttttatttctttcagttatgCTTGCGGCTGGAGTGGGGGCGGGGAAAGAGCCCGTGGCCCGGGCTTCCTGGAGACCAGGGCTGATGATACCAGCTGCCATAGGTGAGGTACCAGGCGAAGGTGCCTACTGCGGCACCCACCACCTTGTGAGTGTACTGGTGGAAATAGATAACAGTACAGAGCAACAAGAAGTTCCAGAGGCCCAGGAGCAGCACGTTGAGCAGGAAGACGAGGCGCAGGGGGGCGCCGGCAGGCAGTCCGTGGGCCAGGTACTTGGCAAACACTGCTGCTTCCTCAGCCATCAGCAGGCAGCAGAAGGTGAGCAGGAAGGTGTGGGAGGAGACCGTGTAGCCCCGCCACTGGTGGCCGGCTGCCAGGCAGCTGCGGCGGTCTGGCAGCTCATGGAGcagcaggccctggggcagaggctCAAAGCAGGAGCCAGTCAGGTCTTCGATGAGCAGAAAAGCCCGGCCAGCCCCCCGCCACACGGCTGCCCCCACCACCAGTCGGCTCAGGTGCCTGGCAGTCACTGCCACTCGCCGCGTAGCCAGGAACA is from Microcebus murinus isolate Inina chromosome 6, M.murinus_Inina_mat1.0, whole genome shotgun sequence and encodes:
- the EMC9 gene encoding ER membrane protein complex subunit 9 isoform X1; its protein translation is MGEVEISARAYVKMCLHAARYPHAAVNGLLLAPAPRPGECLCLTDCVPLFHSHLALSVMLEVALNQVDVWGTQAGLVVAGYYHANAALDDQSPGPLALKIAGRIAEFFPDAVLIMLDNQKLVPQPRVPPVIVLENQGLHWVPKDKNLVMWRAWEESRQMVGALLEGQAHQHLVDFDCHLDDIRQDWTNQQLNTQITQWVGPTSGNA
- the EMC9 gene encoding ER membrane protein complex subunit 9 isoform X2, with translation MCGAHKPVWWWLGTTMPMQLWTTRAVSEHLFPTTLKHQAVVHQASSRRDPPRPATGKGHSCTHIYETWEAQLKWTGFAHSRLLTPLIFLLHSPGPLALKIAGRIAEFFPDAVLIMLDNQKLVPQPRVPPVIVLENQGLHWVPKDKNLVMWRAWEESRQMVGALLEGQAHQHLVDFDCHLDDIRQDWTNQQLNTQITQWVGPTSGNA
- the PSME1 gene encoding proteasome activator complex subunit 1, giving the protein MATLRVQPEAQAKVDVFREDLCTKTENLLGSYFPKKISELDAFLKEPALNEANLSNLKAPLDIPVPDPVKEKEKEERKKQQEKEDKDEKKKGEDEDKGPPCGPVNCNEKIVVLLQRLKPEIKDVIEQLNLVTTWLQLQIPRIEDGNNFGVAVQEKVFELMTSLHTKLEGFHTQISKYFSERGDAVAKAAKQPHVGDYRQLVHELDEAEYRDIRLMVMEIRNAYAVLYDIILKNFEKLKKPRGETKGMIY
- the FITM1 gene encoding fat storage-inducing transmembrane protein 1, translating into MERGPVVGAGPGAGARIRALLGCLIKVLLWVASALLYFGSEQAARLLGSPCLRRLYHAWLAAVVIFGPLLQFHVNPRTIFASHGNFFNIKFVNSAWGWTCTFLGGFVLLVVFLATRRVAVTARHLSRLVVGAAVWRGAGRAFLLIEDLTGSCFEPLPQGLLLHELPDRRSCLAAGHQWRGYTVSSHTFLLTFCCLLMAEEAAVFAKYLAHGLPAGAPLRLVFLLNVLLLGLWNFLLLCTVIYFHQYTHKVVGAAVGTFAWYLTYGSWYHQPWSPGSPGHGLFPRPHSSRKHN